From the genome of Solanum lycopersicum chromosome 7, SLM_r2.1:
ATAAAAGTTTCAATCGTCCAGTTTTTCTCGTTAAGAACATGATTTATCTGTTATATATTTCCATTGAAAGCTTAAGATGATCTgctattcttaaaaaaaaagaatacttTACCAACTTCAGAAAACatgaaattgaaaaggaaagaaataaatgaaaacgTAATTTGAACTGTTGGAGTGATTTGTTTTGTGTTACACTTTGATGGATGGCTTCTGTATCTGTTTTCAGAcaagttacatttttttatttttcttcttttcactTTAGAATTGATCTAAACACTAAATTATGATAGGGTTTTGCAAGTAGCTCTTAACATGTGTGGTTTGGCAACAACTACTCTTAGCACCAATGATGGATGGCCTATCGTTCTACACTCTATGTTACTAATTTCATTAGCTGCACCTAAATAGGCATTTGGTCACAGATaccaaatattttcaatatatgaaaTTGGAGTTGAAGATGAGGTTGTGTATGGTTATAATCTTTTTTGTATCCTTTAATAATGTGCCTAGACTTATCTTTTCCCTCATCTGACTGTTTATTTTCAAGTCTACAACATAGGAAAATGATGTCTATTGTAGTAGTAAAGAGGAGAATCAGCATCAGAATAAATTTTAGGTTGTAAATTGTGATGTTAAAGCAAGTGCCCTGTAGATGCTCATATAGATAAACTTTAGAAGAAGCAAAGCAATTGGGTGAGCTCAGAAAGTGCATTTCCTTGTTTTGTGGGCCAAAGACACCAAGATATTTCGTCAAGTTGCCTTTTTGGAAGGGTGTTCCCAACCTTCCATATCTCCAACATTATTACATTTATATATCAACGCTATAAAAAGAAACTCCGTCTAATTTAGTTTTACAAGTGAGGTCAACGGAGAGTAGGGTATACACAGATCTTACATGTATTTTCGTAAGGTTGAGAAAGACTGTTTTCCGATAGATACGATATGTTGTACTCTCTCTGTTacaatttatgtgacatttcAGATTTGCGATTTAAAATTGTCTAttgtaaatttttcatatatcttttgaatattttgaatttgtcaattattgtgatttatagtactttttacatagtttacaaatatataaatttcattgtaaaaaaattgaagattccaTGAGCAATTTTTGTGTCAAACTTGCATAGTTTgtaactaaaaaaatgaaatgtgtcacataaattataaCAAAGAGTAATAGATTAAATTATACTCGTggtgaaataaaattattcctATTAGTGACCAGTGTATGCGACTTCGGCTCCTTTTATGCCTGTTCAATTATTGTTTGCATGTTGTTGAtgattctttctattttatatcaatttaagATGATAAATGCAGTAATCATTTTGGTTCAAGGTAAAGTAACTGTATGTTGATTTGCTAGCTCCTTTGTGGTCAATGAAGAATGattaaggtaaaaaaaaaaacttatgataGTTACTTTCTCATCCAAAAATGAGGAAGGAcgtattaattgataaaatgcCTTAGTGAAGGTGAAAATAAATCTAAATTgagacattttattttttggttgttCATCCGGTGTTTGGTGCTCACATTGAAGCTTTGACTAAATTTAAATCGGCACTCTTCAGGGTCCTGAATGAGGTAGTGCTTCCAATAGAATTTTCTTCGTATTCAGGAATATGGTAAAGGATGAATCACTCTCACTAGTGCACCACAATACATGTTGATAAATTGAGACGTCTTAGTAGTCcgggaaaataaaaaaaaagtaattttcatAGTATCACTGAGCGAAATGGAAGCAATCTAAACCATAAAAACATGATTGTGGGAGAAAAATATAAACGTCATACTGTCAAAATTAAATTGTAGCGAAGGCTCATGTCctagttttttcttttgaccTATTGTTGAAGCCTTagcaattaaaatttttgatactTGTACAGGTGAAAAGtgacaatattttataaatttttttgaagtgcATGCATACTGGCATGTCAGTGAGGTGGCAGGCTCtggaacaaattaaaaaaattgaaaactaacttaaattaaaaagacTTATCATATATCTGATCGTGATTAGGACAATCCCAAATTTTACTAAACACTTTTGTTTAATTTTCTGTCAATGTCTTTAAGTGATTTATAATAATGTAGTGGACTTTTTTGAGAGGAACCTCATATTATGTATTGTATTAGTATATTCTGACACATttactaagaaaataattattaataaatataatttactaaattattttctattaaacGATTTCTTGAAtagtaaatattaatatttagaaTCAATGCATATATAAGATTGTTCAATAGTTATGATGTTATGAgtttgattttcaattatttcttcttatttcttttaatgaaGAATATTTCTCACTTCTCTATTAACAATTAACAATATAtgttataaataaaaactataaatcaattacataaatttattatgtattttgaaataaaattcgAATAACACTTGTtccaattataaaattaaatgaggTATATTATTTGTTCAAAAGAGCCAATCAAAttagtatgaattttttttcttatagaaAAGTCTTATGGTGTCTAATAATTTGGACAGGTGTGAACAAGCGAAAGGTCAACTGAGAAGAGAAGTTCAATTCGTCCAACTATACATTTCTTTttcgaaataaaaaaaatatatgattacgAAATACTATCTTTcgattcatttttacttgtttttttaaaaataaaattatttttacttgttatcttcgatattaataattttattcctCAAAGTTATTCACAAGATCTAATATTATACGTcgattaatataaatattatgataaacTCTTCGTATCGATTATTATCTGATCGTGCGTcactatttataaattaaaaagagaaaaagtggCCCAAGGGTATTGTAAAAGCCCTTATTGGTGTGCCTATTCGTTTGTTTCTTTAGTCAGGGAGCCTTCACCCTTCATTTCCCTTAACTAATTCTCCACttgtgttttaaaatatttcactcgagactttttttcccttctaatattttattttatttataaaaatatagtttacTTTTTAAAGGGAGGTACCatatgtttattttgattaatgataactaacatttttaataaattgtttttgaaaagtTAAATAGAAATTTGGGGTGCATTTAATACAATGAAACTTAGTAGGGTGAGGGTTTGAAGAAAAgtcatatataatattaatattaaatttatctaaattagtatttctcaatgtaaatataaatttatatagaaaaatttaTGAGATTATAACAAAATAGAGATAaatctataaatatttaatgggttaaatataaaacttaaaaattaaattctaaattcAGATGGAAAGATGGAGGATTAGAGAGTGTTTTGTGTAGGTGGGTGGGAGGGATAATTATTACTCTCTCCGttcctttttatttgtcatgttatattttttcaaagttaaattagattacattgattcaatatattaaacaaaaaaattagatattaaaaaactatataaaaagtactataaaaaTTGCAGTTttttcatatcaatatgatgaaaaaatacatcttaaaatgttagtcaaagttcttataatttaactctaaaagtaaaaatcataacaaataaTAGTAGACGAAGagaatatattttaagttatatattttataaattttatttttcttattttataattaaaaaaatatcagacaaaccaaacataaaaaaataaaaatatatttctcgTGAGATAAAAAACCCTTAATTGTTGGTAATTTTACGACCATAACGCATATGTTTTCTTCATATTTCTAAAAGAATCAaatgtttttccaaaaacttTTCAAAAGAATATAAATGATTCGTCTCCTTTTTTGGGCAGGCCAGATAACACATGACTTCATTCAATTAATTCTGACTTTTATAGTTTAATAAATGTCCTTATTTTCACgttaattaaaataagtttaaataatttttttttaatccctATGTTAATGCTATATTCTCCTTTTAGTTCTTATATTATACAACTTTATCATCATTGAccttcaaataattatattatatgagtggctttaatattttaactatttacTAATAGAAGTAGATATTAATGAAGGCACGTATCTTGAAGAACTTAAAATATACATCAATAAAGATGTAATTTCCTTTCTTCTCAAATTagatttaatattaaaaatatcctGTCTATTAATTTTAAAGGCATCTAGTTACCGTGAAATCAAAATTACTCACTGtaatataatcaaatattaataatgataatctaAATGATAGAAGAATTATGTTTAAATTACTCAcataatataattgaaaatcaataaCGATAATCTAAAGaactaaaatcaaaatatataatattaatataggAACATAAAGTGCTATTTTCTCTTAAATTAATATAGGGCCAATTGCTTGAATAATtgttcaataaaataataatagtggAGTGAAACGAAAAGcaagaagaaagagaaggaCTTAAATGCAAATTTACATGGGTGACTTGTGGCCTGTGGAAGTGTGCCACAAGCCCCAACAATaatcatttctttctttatctacattttaaataataataaattttgataaaaaatataaaacttatgaattgaacaaaaatattttacttatgaattaaaaaattgttgaatctTGATTCaacttcctttttatttttacatggcTTTTTCTTGtttggtatttttttaaatattgaaaataattttctttattttaataacaagaagttaaattaaattagaattgAAAAATCTATTTCGAACTAAGAAAAACAAATTCTAGCTAgacattattaattaataaataataaaaataataaattgtaacCGACTTACAATCTCTATTCCTAtctgctcttttttttttgttaccaTAAAACTAAAAGAAAGTGATACTATCTGGTGATAATATCGATTTTACATAGTGAAGAAGTCGTTATAAATCATCTCATTTTTACGGgatacttttaatttttcaagcgtgaaataatttaagtttgattaaaaatttacatataaatttttttattttttaaactaaaattttatatattaattaactacataaataatattagtagtcataaaaattgataagtcaaaatattttaaaaaatcaataaaaaatatacaaaatttattcaaatctcaaaatttggaaaatattacatgaaataaaattatactattgatataaaaatattgagatcaaccgtcataaatatttttttaaaaaagactgCTTAGGAAATTGACATTTTCAAAAGGCAAAAgttatctttcattttatttttttaaaaaaagttaattgtcatccaaaaaaagaaaaaagaaaaaaaggtagcgcataaatagataattttgacctaatcatattcatttttattattattccatTTCTTCCCCCTCCTTCCATTATATAAAAAAACGAAAAAACACCATAACGCATAATTAGCCaagctttttttattttagctcCATTTGATGTGCCGCAGCTTCGGCACTGTCCTTTACCATATCAGTAATCAATAATTCAAATCGCCATATCTTCTTCGTCActatcttcatcttcttcctcatcAGCAATTTCCCTTTTTTTGTTTGGGCACACAACCCTAGGAGGTTACCATTGAATgtgatttgagaaaaaaaaaaactatatatatacatattgggAGTCATGTATAGTAATACAGCTCGCAAGTACTCTTCTTCTGCTGCTTCTTCATTATTGAGAGCATCTTCTTCTGTTACAAGGCCGCTTGCTTCAACTTCTACTGCTGCTCACGCGCCTTGTCGTGCTGGTGCTGCTTCTGGTAATCAGCAGCGTTATTCATCAACGCTTCGGTCTCTGCGTTGCTCTGTGCCGAGGTGGAGTCACGGTGTTGATTGGAAGTCTCCGATCAGTCTTACTGCTCAGATCAGGACTGCTGCCCCTGCTCTCAACGGGTTTCATCGGAAACTAGCTACCATGGGTACTTTTGTCGTTTTATTTAATTTCCCCCAATTCTATTAGTGATCCATAAAGTTAGCGTTTTGATTTTCTGGGGTTCTCGTAAATCTAGATTTATTTTCTGGGtgattttgcttttttgataattagagactatttaatttaatcggaagaaaatgatttatttgTGATAATAATGGAGTAATAATAATCAGCATTGAAGACAGAGGTTAGCGGAACATGGTGGGTAGGGCCTATGAGTGGGAGACTTTGAAGTTGACCTaagatatttgatttttattatttgtgtttGTGGGTTGATATTTCATAAAAACTTAGATTTTTGTGAGAAGGATTACTAGGAGTTGCTGTGAGTGAATCAATTCTTAGTagaaaatcaagaatctaattcctttttcttttaatgatgGATTCAGCTGCAGAGAACCCATTTAAGGGAATCCTCACTGGTCTTCCAAAGCCCGGAGGTGGTGAATTCGGAAAGTTCTATAGCTTACCTGCGCTCAATGATCCCAGGATTGGTAACTTTTCAAGCCCTGGTACATTCTTATATTCATTTTGATGTGTTCCTATTATTGATTATTCTTGGTTTGTTGGTTCCTATGTGACAGACAAGCTACCATACTCTATCAGAATTCTTCTCGAATCAGCAATCCGTAATTGTGACAACTTTCAAGTGAAAAAGGAAGATGTTGAGAAGATTATTGACTGGGAAAATTCTGCACCTAAGCTTGTGGAGATACCCTTCAAGCCTGCCCGTGTCTTGCTGCAGGTACTGGGCTTTTGCAGGTTTGCAAcaaaaaaggagagaaaaaagAATGCAGTGTGATGATCTCACCTTACTGATTTGTCTTGTTGGCAGGATTTTACTGGTGTACCAGCTGTGGTGGACCTTGCTTGCATGCGTGATGCCATGAACAACCTTGGCAGTGATTCTGACAAGATTAATCCATTGGTATGATACTTTATAGTTAGTGAATTGTGGCTAAGTCTCTTGAACTATGCAAAAAGAATGCAGTGAAGTCTATACTTCAGTTCATAAGCATTGAATTGCATATGTTGTCTCATTCATTGCTCACACTTATATGCTTAAGTTTCTTGGTTACTGTTCTCTTAAGTCTTCTCGTGAATGACTATCATACCATTTcatggtgattttttttttgggaatatCATTTCAGGTTCCTGTCGACCTAGTTATTGATCACTCAGTTCAAGTTGATGTAACAAGGTCAGAAAATGCAGTCCAGGCTAATATGGAGCTTGAATTCCAAAGGAATAAGGAGAGATTTGCCTTCCTTAAGTGGGGATCCAATGCTTTCCAAAACATGCTTGTTGTTCCACCTGGGTCTGGTATTGTGCATCAGGTATTGTACCTGAAAACTGAATGTGACTTAGCTGCTTGTGCTTCTGGATTTGGTCAATGTGATAGTTGTGCTGAGCTCTAACTATTTCTTGAATCATGAATTCTTCAGCTTTGCATGCTCTTACTTATCTTCCCTCGTTAGAGGATTTGGAGTGAGTTTCCACTTCTGAAACAGTGGATTTGCAAAACtgataatatttttctctattgTAATTTTAGGTGAATCTTGAATATCTTGGAAGGGTTGTGTTCAATAGGGAAGGCTTGCTCTACCCAGATAGCGTGGTCGGAACAGATTCCCACACCACTATGATTGATGGGTTAGGAGTTGCTGGCTGGGGTGTCGGAGGTATTGAGGCAGAAGCTGCAATGCTTGGCCAGGTATGAAACCACGAGTGCGATGATCACCCTTTATTCCTCTGTGAATCCTGGTTTATTCATGTATTGCTGCAAAGAATAGATAGCTATGCCTTTTTGCTAAGCTGCCCCACTCTGCTCTTCTGACACGTGTTCATATCTGCATTTTGTCAAATTTCTAGTGTAGAATATGACTGGCACGTGTAGAAGTTAATGGAGGGACATCAATCAGTGTATATAGTTACACAAGTTTAAGATGTAATATGTTGGCACAATGTTCTCCTAATTAGAgactaaacatgaaatttttaacacTCATATATAACTATGCCAAATCGGAGCAAGGGAGTAAAGTTTTTCTTTACCCTTAATTTTCTAGATTAGAGAGAAGTATGATAGTGAATCATGTAGGGCGTTTCCTTGCCTCATTTGTCTGACCTTGTATTTCTTCTTTCCTTATGGATGGTCTTAGATTGCATCCACTGACCCatttctaattctaatttttggGCTCTTTCCAAAATTCTATTTATTCCTGAAAGCTAATTTTGGTGATCATGAGGTCATCCGAATGAAGAATTTTATTCGTGAGTCTTTCTGTAGTCGATGCATTCGACTGGTTTCGTATGTCAATTTGACAAtaatgaaaaagagagagaatcCCTAATTGTTGAGAAAAAGAGTTTTGGTTATACTTTTTCTATTCAGCATTTAGTGCTTGTAGCCAGCTATCTTCCAATAAAAATCAGAACAAGTTGGAATATGATGTTATTTTTCCTCATCTTAGAATAGGATGCACTGTGTTCCACTTAATCTGAGCGTGAAACAATACTTCTTTTCCTGTGGCTTTGCTGCTTGCCTGTTCTTCTGTTTGCTTCATGTCTGTAAAAGAATATGTATTCTGATATTTGTACTTAGGATGGCACTTTTGTAATGTTTCTTCTGGATCCTGACAGCCAATGAGCATGGTGTTGCCTGGAGTTGTCGGGTTCAAGCTATCAGGGAATTTGCGAAATGGTGTAACTGCCACTGACTTGGTTCTGACTGTCACTCAAATGCTGAGGAAGCATGGTGTTGTTGGAAAGTTTGTTGAATTCTATGGTAGATATATAAACATCGACTACTTTTCCATGCAAATAGTTTAACCATTTTTAATAGGTCCACCAGACAAGGACTTGACTACTTGTCTGTTTTCATGTAGGTGAGGGAATGAGTGGTCTTTCATTGGCTGACAGGGCCACCATTGCAAACATGGCTCCTGAATATGGTGCAACAATGGGTTTCTTCCCTGTAGATCATGTTACTTTGCAATACCTCAAGTTAACAGGGAGAAGTGATGAAACAGTAAGTGTTCAGACATTTACTATTAACTAAGTGAAGATAGAGTGTGACAGTTCTTCTTTATATGTGGCTAATCCTCTGTGCAAAAATTAGGTTGGAATGGTAGAGTCATATCTCCGTGCAAATAATATGTTTGTCGATTATAAAGAGGTATTTCCTGTCCTACCTCATTGCTCTAGTTTCAGTTTTCCAATTGAATCACTGTTACTTTCCCTTACACtttgttaaaaaattgtttCAGCCTCAACAAGAAAAGGTGTACTCTTCTTATTTGAACTTAGACCTTGCCGATGTTGAACCATGTCTGTCAGGGCCAAAGAGGTATTTTCCCGGATTGGACAAATTCTGATATAAGATGCAAAATGTGCTTAAGGTTGGTCTATATAAATGGTTTTTAATCCTCTACAGACCTCATGACCGTGTGCCTTTGAAAGAAATGAAGTCTGACTGGCATGCTTGCCTAGATAACAAAGTTGGATTCAAGGTGAGCGAGctattcattttgatatttacCATTAGTTCTCTTGGTTGATCAACTTGTAACATAAATTGTTGTGAGACTAAATTACCCAACCCCAGATTCTGACTTCTGGAAATGCTAATCCAACTTGCTTTACATCGATTTAGGGATTTGCTGTGCCAAAAGAGGTGCAAGATAAAGTGGCCAAGTTTTCCTTCCATGGGCAACCTGCAGAGCTCAAACATGGCAGTGTTGTGATTGCTGCTATCACAAGTTGCACAAATACATCCAATCCCAGTGTTATGCTAGGAGCAGCTCTGGTTGCCAAAAAGGCATCTGAGCTGGGTCTACATGTTAGTGCTACTCCATATACTTGCCTTATCATTTGATTGTAATTCAGGCATGCCATCTTAATCCTTGTTCCTGATTATTTTTCAGGTTAAGCCATGGGTTAAAACTAGCCTTGCCCCAGGCTCTGGTGTTGTTACAAAATATTTACTCAAGAGGTATTGATTGGAAGTTTGTTAAAGAGCAAAGTTCTACTAACCCAGACCATTGTTACTTGAAAACATTGTGATATGTCATTTTCTGCATGTAACAGTGGTCTACAGAAGTATTTAAATCAGCAAGGTTTCAACATTGTTGGCTATGGCTGCACCACTTGTATAGGGAACTCTGGGGACTTGGATGAATCTGTTGCTTCTGCCATATCAGAGAACGGTAAGTCCATACAattgattataaattaaaatattactgtCTGGACTCTATCTAGGTCATGATCATTTTGCTATATTGTTTGACTAATTCAAAATGTATGTATTTTGCAGACATTGTTGCTGCTGCTGTACTCTCCGGAAATCGGAACTTTGAGGGGCGTGTTCATGCCCTGACAAGAGCAAACTATCTTGCTTCACCTCCCTTGGTGGTTGCCTATGCTCTTGCTGGCACTGTAAGTGAATGCACTTAAGagatttatgattaatttatcTGGAGAATTACTTGTTCTGTAAGGAAAATGTTGaccatggaaaatgttttcttgaaaaGTAAGtggttttctttcttgtttatcTTGTATATAATCTAGATAAGTACTATGGGAGGTAGTGGTGGTGTTGGTAATGGGGGCTACCTGGAGTGGGGGTGAAGATGAGGTGTTTGGAAGGTTGGGAGTATGCAATTAATGTGCAATGTTACTTGTAGAACTTGTTTTCCTCATTTCCAAGGAACTTATTTTCCtagagaaaatgttttccaaaagtTTTGACCAACCGAACATGGGATAATCAGAAAACATTTTCTGGAGAATGTTTTCCTCCATACCATCCACAGCCTTAATGTTGTCCTTTATAGTAAGTGAAAGGAGGAAAAACATATTACAAGTTAAAAAAAGGATTATGCTTTTAAGTAAGTGAAAGGCATCGTGCTTTAGGCAGGGTCATAAATGAGTTACATGGAATGCCTTTAGACATTACTCAGCCTGGTGCAAGCTGCATTGCTCTCAGGAGCACAAATACAATAACGGAAAACAGGGCTCCAATGCTAGATTCCCCCATTGATTTTTCATGCACGCTCTGATATAGGTCTTGGTCTTGAACTCTTGGTCTCTGATATTGTGGAAAAGATTCATGGATGTCTAACTTGTCAATATTAATTGTTCATAtcatgtttatttatgttgCTGATGAGAATTATCAATGCTTTGCAGGTTGATATAGACTTTGAGAAAGATCCAATTGGAGTGGGGAAGGATGGTAAGGATGTGTACTTCAGGGATATATGGCCATCAACTGAAGAAATTGCTGAGGTATGTATTCTATTATGTGCTTATGTACCCATGATCAATCATGCAAAAAGTAAATTTACCACGGATTTTCCATGTTAGGTTGTTCAATCAAGTGTATTGCCAGACATGTTCAAGAGTACATATGAAGCTATCACAAAGGGAAATACCATGTGGAATGAATTATCTGTGCCAACAACAAAGCTGTACCAATGGGATCCTAAATCTACATACATCCATGAGCCACCATATTTCAAGGGTATGACCATGGATCCTCCTGGACCTCATGGAGTGAAGGATGCTTACTGCTTGCTGAACTTTGGCGACAGTATTACTACTGATCACATTTCACCTGCTGGAAGCATTCATAAAGATAGCCCTGCTGCTAGGTACCTTATGGAGCGGGGTGTCGATCGCAGGGACTTCAACTCATATGGTAGCCGTCGTGGTAATGATGAGATTATGGCTAGGGGTACTTTCGCCAATATCCGCCTTGTAAACAAGCTGTTAAACGGGGAGGTTGGTCCAAAGACGGTCCACATTCCTTCTGGAGAAAAGCTATCTGTGTTTGATGCTGCTATGGTACTTTCCTTTCTCTGTTTCTTAATGGTTCAAATCCTGTTTTCATTAAAGATAAGAGTTTGCATTGCGCATTTCACTTTTGCTGTTTTATGTTGACACTTGTTAAACACGTGATGCCTTCAGAAATACAAATCCGCTGGACAAAGCACTATTATCTTGGCTGGAGCTGAATATGGAAGTGGAAGCTCCCGAGATTGGGCTGCCAAGGGACCAATGTTGTTGGTGGGTTTTCTTGTGCATTTATTCTTAATTTGGTTGATCCtgtccttttcttttttaccAGAGGATTCCCTAACTACTAAAGAACAATTTAACAGGGAGTTAAAGCTGTAATTGCTAAGAGCTTCGAGAGGATTCATCGCAGTAACTTGGTAGGAATGGGTATTGTGCCTCTATGTTTTAAGGCTGGGGAGGATGCAGATACACTTGGATTGACAGGTCAAGAGCGCTATACCATTGATCTTCCTGAAAATATTAGTGAGATCCGCCCTGGGCAAGACGTTACTGTACAAACAGATACTGGAAAATCCTTCACCTGCGTAGTGCGGTTCGACACTGAGGTACTCCTAGCTCTCTTCTGTTTTCAGTTACTGATCTTATTTCCTGGTGTTTTATTGTGTGAAAGATGTTGATATGACAATTGTTTTCCATGATAAAAATGCTGCctctctttgattttcttttacatttatAAAGTATTTTGCCTATAGTGCTGAAGGAAATGAGAACAaacaaaagggaaaataaaagaaatttattctTAAAGCCTTTTTTCTGTATTTATGCTGAAGGAAAGGAGAAGATCTAAAGGGAAAATAACAGAAATTTATTCTTAAAGctatttttgtgtatttaaATTAGGGCCCTTAATGAACTGGGGCACTTATTTTGTGGGTCTTTTACTGAACTTTCAACGAAGGATgtcaataattaatatatatatatatatatatatatatttttttttttgttatgacattatttagtagtagtagaatGCAATGTGCCCAACTGGGTATAGAGGTTACATGTAGCCACCCCTAACTAGTTTGAGATTGAAGCatcatcataaaaataacaGGATGTCAAGATCTAGAAATACTTGACTAAAAGGGAAGTGTTGGAAAAATCAGACTTCATCTGGGAGCAGTAAATTATGGTTACTGGGTTGTGACTTGTCGCACAGCGACATGACTAGTGAGGATTCATAGAGCTAACCTAACTAGTTTTGGGATTGGGGTGTAATAGTAGtgattattatttcttaaacaGTAAATCATGGTGCATCCTTGGTAGGAATCAATGT
Proteins encoded in this window:
- the LOC101254008 gene encoding aconitate hydratase, cytoplasmic — translated: MYSNTARKYSSSAASSLLRASSSVTRPLASTSTAAHAPCRAGAASGNQQRYSSTLRSLRCSVPRWSHGVDWKSPISLTAQIRTAAPALNGFHRKLATMAAENPFKGILTGLPKPGGGEFGKFYSLPALNDPRIDKLPYSIRILLESAIRNCDNFQVKKEDVEKIIDWENSAPKLVEIPFKPARVLLQDFTGVPAVVDLACMRDAMNNLGSDSDKINPLVPVDLVIDHSVQVDVTRSENAVQANMELEFQRNKERFAFLKWGSNAFQNMLVVPPGSGIVHQVNLEYLGRVVFNREGLLYPDSVVGTDSHTTMIDGLGVAGWGVGGIEAEAAMLGQPMSMVLPGVVGFKLSGNLRNGVTATDLVLTVTQMLRKHGVVGKFVEFYGEGMSGLSLADRATIANMAPEYGATMGFFPVDHVTLQYLKLTGRSDETVGMVESYLRANNMFVDYKEPQQEKVYSSYLNLDLADVEPCLSGPKRPHDRVPLKEMKSDWHACLDNKVGFKGFAVPKEVQDKVAKFSFHGQPAELKHGSVVIAAITSCTNTSNPSVMLGAALVAKKASELGLHVKPWVKTSLAPGSGVVTKYLLKSGLQKYLNQQGFNIVGYGCTTCIGNSGDLDESVASAISENDIVAAAVLSGNRNFEGRVHALTRANYLASPPLVVAYALAGTVDIDFEKDPIGVGKDGKDVYFRDIWPSTEEIAEVVQSSVLPDMFKSTYEAITKGNTMWNELSVPTTKLYQWDPKSTYIHEPPYFKGMTMDPPGPHGVKDAYCLLNFGDSITTDHISPAGSIHKDSPAARYLMERGVDRRDFNSYGSRRGNDEIMARGTFANIRLVNKLLNGEVGPKTVHIPSGEKLSVFDAAMKYKSAGQSTIILAGAEYGSGSSRDWAAKGPMLLGVKAVIAKSFERIHRSNLVGMGIVPLCFKAGEDADTLGLTGQERYTIDLPENISEIRPGQDVTVQTDTGKSFTCVVRFDTEVELAYFNHGGILQYVIRQLTKQ